A stretch of the Brevundimonas sp. MF30-B genome encodes the following:
- a CDS encoding ABC transporter ATP-binding protein, which translates to MTAPHDKPSRDGEPLIQVEGLLSQFGDRTIHENLDLTVERGQVLGVVGGSGTGKTVLLNTIIGLKQPEGGTIRLFGYDTADMTKEQAAEIERRTGVLFQQGALFSSLSVLDNVASPLVEHTNLSKSAIRELAEMKIAMVGLKPEAAHLKPAELSGGMRKRVGLARALALDPELLFLDEPTAGLDPIGAAAFDELIRNLSDDLDLTVFMITHDLDSLYAICDQVAVLADKHVVEKATVQELERSDHPWIKEYFLGPRGRAATKTAA; encoded by the coding sequence GTGACGGCGCCGCATGACAAGCCGAGCCGCGACGGCGAGCCCCTTATCCAGGTCGAGGGCCTGCTCAGCCAGTTCGGCGACCGCACCATCCACGAGAACCTGGACCTGACGGTCGAGCGCGGTCAGGTGCTGGGCGTGGTCGGCGGGTCGGGCACCGGCAAGACCGTGCTGCTGAACACGATCATCGGACTGAAGCAGCCCGAGGGCGGAACCATCCGCCTGTTCGGCTACGACACCGCCGACATGACCAAGGAGCAGGCCGCCGAGATCGAGCGGCGCACCGGCGTGCTGTTCCAGCAAGGCGCCCTGTTCTCGTCGCTGAGCGTGCTGGACAATGTGGCCTCGCCCCTGGTCGAGCACACCAATCTGTCAAAGTCCGCCATTCGAGAACTGGCCGAGATGAAAATCGCCATGGTCGGCCTCAAGCCCGAGGCTGCGCATCTCAAGCCTGCGGAACTGTCGGGTGGCATGCGCAAGCGCGTGGGTCTGGCCCGGGCCCTGGCCCTGGACCCGGAACTGCTGTTCCTGGACGAGCCAACGGCCGGGCTGGATCCGATCGGCGCCGCCGCCTTCGACGAGCTGATCCGCAATCTGTCGGACGATCTGGACCTGACGGTCTTCATGATCACCCACGACCTCGACAGCCTGTACGCCATCTGTGACCAGGTGGCTGTGCTGGCCGACAAGCATGTCGTGGAAAAGGCCACGGTTCAGGAGTTGGAACGTTCCGACCATCCGTGGATCAAGGAATACTTCCTGGGGCCGCGCGGTCGCGCCGCCACCAAGACAGCCGCTTGA
- a CDS encoding MlaD family protein, with translation MERDAHYAAVGIATVALLLALAVFSIWLARLQFNSEYDVYDIVFYGPVRGLSEGGEVHFNGIRVGEVTNLNLDPNKGDQVIARVRLNGTTPVRVTSRAQLEPQGITGLNYIQITAGSAESPLLKAQYPENVVPVIQSQPSPIAELLSGSGTVLAQTVDALNRVNRILSDDNIRSFSTSLKNVEALSNELEARKGMFQQLEQALTRANSAVAEYERLGVSARELVENDGRRAVANIEQATEQAQQAIASINRTATNLEGPLGDLGSQGLPQLMQAIQGLESATRSLEGLVDEVRSSPRDFISRAPAKEIEVQP, from the coding sequence ATGGAAAGAGACGCCCACTACGCCGCCGTCGGCATCGCCACCGTCGCCCTGCTGCTCGCCCTTGCGGTGTTCAGCATCTGGCTGGCCAGGCTGCAGTTCAACAGCGAGTACGATGTCTATGACATCGTCTTCTATGGCCCCGTGCGCGGTTTGTCGGAGGGCGGCGAGGTCCACTTCAACGGCATTCGCGTCGGCGAGGTGACCAATCTGAATCTCGATCCCAACAAGGGCGATCAGGTCATCGCCCGCGTCCGGCTGAACGGCACCACGCCGGTGCGGGTGACCTCGCGCGCTCAACTGGAGCCGCAAGGCATCACAGGCCTGAACTACATTCAGATCACCGCAGGCTCGGCCGAAAGCCCTCTATTGAAAGCTCAGTACCCCGAGAACGTCGTGCCGGTGATTCAAAGTCAGCCTTCCCCCATCGCCGAACTGCTGAGCGGCTCTGGCACCGTCCTGGCTCAGACGGTCGACGCCCTGAACCGGGTCAACCGCATCCTGTCGGACGACAACATCCGCTCCTTCTCGACCAGCCTGAAGAACGTCGAGGCCCTGTCCAATGAGCTTGAAGCCCGCAAGGGGATGTTCCAGCAGCTGGAGCAGGCTCTGACCCGCGCCAACAGCGCCGTGGCCGAGTACGAGCGCCTGGGCGTCAGCGCGCGTGAACTGGTCGAAAACGATGGCCGCCGCGCGGTGGCCAATATCGAGCAGGCGACCGAACAGGCCCAGCAGGCGATCGCCTCGATCAATCGTACGGCCACCAATCTTGAAGGCCCGCTGGGCGATCTCGGCTCTCAAGGCCTGCCGCAGCTGATGCAGGCCATCCAGGGCCTGGAAAGCGCCACCCGTTCGCTGGAGGGCCTCGTCGACGAGGTCCGCTCCAGCCCCCGTGACTTCATCAGCCGCGCGCCGGCCAAGGAAATCGAGGTGCAGCCGTGA
- a CDS encoding ABC-type transport auxiliary lipoprotein family protein, with product MNRSLLIAAAAALPILSGCALLSSPDPVQMYHFGGQAPAEARAPIAQPVPMGLRRIEMPQASRTDRIVGVTGSEVAYIKGARWVSPADDLYTEALENAFAARAQRVRLVGPRELTTAERSLDVDMRAFEARYDAPGAAPSAVITARAQILSREDRSVVAERTFSVSRPASENRVSAIVQAFEAATADINAQIVDWADQNAG from the coding sequence GTGAACCGTTCGCTTCTGATTGCGGCCGCCGCCGCCTTGCCGATCCTGTCCGGCTGCGCCCTGCTGTCCTCGCCGGATCCGGTGCAGATGTATCACTTCGGCGGCCAGGCGCCGGCCGAGGCGCGGGCGCCGATCGCTCAGCCCGTTCCCATGGGGCTGCGCCGCATCGAGATGCCTCAAGCCTCTCGCACGGACCGCATCGTCGGCGTGACGGGCTCCGAGGTCGCCTACATCAAGGGCGCGCGTTGGGTCTCTCCGGCGGACGACCTCTACACCGAGGCGCTGGAGAACGCCTTCGCCGCTCGGGCGCAGCGCGTTCGTCTGGTGGGGCCTCGCGAACTGACCACGGCCGAGCGCAGCCTGGATGTCGACATGCGCGCCTTCGAGGCTCGCTACGACGCGCCCGGCGCGGCGCCGTCGGCCGTCATCACCGCGCGCGCTCAGATCCTGAGCCGCGAGGATCGGTCGGTGGTCGCCGAGCGGACCTTCTCGGTCTCGCGCCCGGCGAGCGAGAACCGCGTGTCGGCCATCGTCCAGGCGTTCGAGGCCGCGACGGCGGACATCAACGCCCAGATCGTCGACTGGGCCGACCAGAACGCGGGCTGA
- a CDS encoding YafY family protein, translating into MRHDKAAMVIELARALAGSAEGLTLDEMARAMGVGRRTAERMRDAVLALFPQTEEMSDPPTKRWRIRGGLSAFEQAPTAVEMVELARAAQSLRASGEPARAAALEALERKVRAAMRSTTLNRMAPDLEALVRAETIAVQAGPRPSADEAMLAEIRGALLAQRPLGFVYSRPGAEPRRRTVTPCGVMFGRANYLVAADSDSGRIQTFRLDRMSGVEAGEGMAVPPADFDLGVFASQSFGIYQDQVEDVVLRITPEGAAEARAWRWHPTQTVEDQADGSVIVRFRASGMRELAWHLFSWGDQAAIVAPDRLKAVMAAELAAATRALDAADA; encoded by the coding sequence GTGCGGCACGACAAGGCGGCCATGGTGATCGAACTGGCGCGGGCCCTGGCCGGCAGCGCCGAGGGGCTGACGCTCGACGAAATGGCGCGCGCCATGGGCGTGGGCCGGCGGACGGCCGAGCGGATGCGCGACGCCGTCCTGGCCCTGTTTCCGCAAACGGAGGAGATGTCGGACCCGCCGACCAAGCGCTGGCGCATCCGGGGCGGCCTGTCCGCCTTCGAACAGGCGCCGACGGCGGTCGAGATGGTCGAGCTGGCCCGTGCGGCTCAATCCTTGCGCGCGTCGGGCGAACCCGCGCGGGCGGCGGCGCTCGAGGCGTTGGAACGCAAGGTCAGGGCGGCCATGCGCTCCACGACGCTGAATCGCATGGCGCCCGATCTGGAGGCCCTGGTGCGGGCCGAGACAATCGCCGTTCAGGCCGGCCCTCGCCCTTCGGCGGACGAAGCCATGCTGGCCGAAATCCGCGGGGCCCTGCTGGCGCAACGGCCGCTCGGATTCGTCTATTCGCGGCCGGGGGCGGAGCCCAGGCGGCGCACCGTGACGCCCTGCGGGGTGATGTTCGGGCGGGCCAACTATCTGGTCGCCGCCGACAGCGACAGCGGCCGCATCCAGACCTTCCGCCTGGACCGGATGAGCGGCGTCGAGGCAGGCGAGGGCATGGCCGTTCCGCCCGCCGATTTCGACTTGGGCGTCTTCGCCAGCCAGTCTTTCGGCATCTATCAGGACCAGGTCGAGGACGTGGTGCTGCGCATCACGCCCGAGGGCGCCGCCGAAGCGCGGGCCTGGCGCTGGCATCCGACCCAGACCGTCGAAGATCAGGCCGACGGTTCTGTGATCGTGCGCTTTCGTGCGTCCGGCATGCGCGAACTGGCCTGGCATCTGTTCAGCTGGGGCGACCAGGCGGCCATCGTCGCGCCCGACCGGCTCAAGGCGGTCATGGCGGCGGAACTGGCGGCCGCCACACGCGCTTTGGACGCCGCCGACGCATGA
- a CDS encoding short-chain fatty acyl-CoA regulator family protein produces MAKGADRKLFLGGRLKRLRRERALSQTAMAADLGVSPSYLNHIERNQRPVSAQLLLRLAETYDVDLRAFGSGSGPSEAELAEVFADPLLSGVGAPRHEILQLADDQPAVADALLRLYRAVRDQRERLNAVAEQPGAAATEDTPAEWVRAFVQARRNAFPELDAAGEALAALLADGLPDDGFEARARARLISPHGLAVKTLPADVMVEWTRRLDPHRRRLLLSDSLSPSSRAFALAYQLGLSEHGALLTDLVEAAAPPDPQTRALLRVSLANTLAAAILMPYAAFHQAAEETGYDLARLQARFGVSFEQAAHRLTTLSRPGARGVPFFLMRVDQAGNVSKRYASAAFPFARYGGACPRWRLHSAFRTPGRIVTQIVETPEQDGRPGARWFTLARTVDRQGHDAWSEGHDLAIGLGCELEHASRLVYARGLDLAAPEVTPIGPSCRLCHRHPCAERAAPPVDRPLAVDDWTKSVSPYPFAPA; encoded by the coding sequence ATGGCCAAGGGGGCGGATCGCAAGCTGTTTCTAGGCGGCCGACTGAAGCGGCTGCGGCGCGAGCGCGCGCTCAGCCAGACCGCCATGGCCGCCGATCTCGGCGTTTCCCCCAGCTATCTGAACCACATCGAACGCAATCAGCGGCCGGTGTCGGCCCAGCTGCTGCTGCGCCTGGCCGAAACCTATGACGTGGACCTGCGGGCGTTCGGCTCGGGGTCGGGCCCGTCCGAGGCCGAACTGGCGGAGGTGTTCGCCGACCCGCTGCTGTCGGGCGTCGGCGCGCCCCGTCACGAGATTCTGCAACTCGCCGACGACCAGCCCGCCGTGGCCGACGCTCTGCTGCGGCTGTATCGCGCCGTGCGGGATCAGCGCGAGCGGCTGAACGCCGTCGCCGAACAGCCCGGCGCGGCCGCGACCGAGGATACGCCCGCCGAGTGGGTCCGCGCCTTCGTTCAGGCCCGGCGGAACGCCTTTCCCGAGCTGGACGCCGCCGGCGAGGCCCTCGCCGCCCTGCTGGCGGACGGCCTGCCCGACGACGGGTTCGAGGCTCGCGCCCGCGCCCGCCTGATCTCGCCGCACGGATTGGCGGTGAAGACCCTGCCGGCCGATGTCATGGTCGAATGGACGCGCCGTCTGGACCCGCACCGGCGGCGGCTGCTGCTGTCCGACAGCCTGTCGCCCTCGTCGCGCGCCTTCGCCCTGGCCTATCAGCTCGGCCTGTCCGAGCACGGGGCGCTGCTGACCGATCTGGTCGAGGCGGCCGCACCGCCGGATCCGCAGACGCGCGCCCTGCTGCGCGTGTCGCTGGCCAACACCCTGGCGGCGGCGATCCTGATGCCCTACGCGGCCTTTCATCAGGCCGCCGAGGAGACGGGCTATGATCTCGCCAGGCTTCAGGCGCGCTTCGGCGTCTCGTTCGAACAGGCGGCGCATCGGCTGACGACCCTGTCGCGGCCCGGCGCGCGTGGCGTGCCCTTCTTCCTCATGCGGGTCGACCAGGCCGGCAATGTGTCAAAACGCTATGCATCCGCCGCCTTTCCCTTCGCCCGCTACGGCGGGGCGTGCCCGCGCTGGCGGCTGCACTCGGCCTTCCGCACGCCGGGCCGCATCGTCACCCAGATCGTCGAGACGCCCGAGCAGGACGGGCGACCGGGCGCGCGCTGGTTCACCCTGGCTCGCACCGTGGATCGTCAGGGCCACGACGCCTGGTCCGAAGGCCACGACCTGGCCATCGGCCTGGGCTGCGAATTGGAGCACGCCTCGCGGCTGGTCTACGCGCGGGGTCTGGATCTGGCGGCGCCCGAGGTGACGCCCATCGGCCCGTCCTGCCGACTGTGCCACCGCCACCCGTGCGCCGAACGCGCCGCGCCGCCGGTCGACCGGCCCCTGGCGGTGGACGACTGGACCAAGTCCGTCAGCCCCTACCCTTTCGCGCCCGCCTAG
- the aceA gene encoding isocitrate lyase: protein MTSFADLVPSPAGRFDGVERPYSPEDVLRLRGSVPVTHTLAERGANRLWELLHSEPYINALGAVTGNQAMQMVRAGLKAIYLSGWQVAADANTAGAMYPDQSLYPANAAPELCRRINRTLQRADQIEHAEGGAKRDWFAPIVADAEAGFGGPLNSFEIMKAFIEAGAAGVHFEDQLASEKKCGHLGGKVLIPTQAHERNLIAARLAADVCGTPTLTVARTDAESAQLITSDVDERDHPFIDREDRTPEGFFRLKAGTGLDHCIARGLAYAKYADLLWWETSHPDLDDARRFAEAIQKEHPGKLMAYNCSPSFNWKAKLDDATIAKFQRELGAMGYKFQFVTLAGFHSLNNGMFELASGYRDRGMAAYSELQQREFDNEAAGYTATRHQREVGTGYFDDVATVISSGRSSTTALKDSTETAQFTHAA from the coding sequence ATGACCAGCTTCGCCGATCTCGTCCCTTCCCCCGCCGGCCGTTTCGACGGCGTCGAGCGGCCTTATTCGCCCGAAGACGTCCTACGCCTGCGCGGCTCGGTGCCGGTCACCCACACCCTCGCGGAGCGGGGCGCCAATCGCCTGTGGGAGCTGCTGCATTCCGAGCCCTACATCAATGCGCTGGGCGCCGTGACCGGCAATCAGGCCATGCAGATGGTCCGCGCGGGCCTGAAGGCCATCTATCTGTCGGGTTGGCAGGTCGCCGCCGACGCCAACACCGCCGGCGCCATGTATCCCGATCAGTCGCTGTACCCGGCCAACGCCGCACCGGAACTGTGCCGCCGCATTAACCGCACCCTGCAGCGCGCCGACCAGATCGAGCACGCCGAGGGCGGCGCCAAGCGTGACTGGTTCGCCCCGATCGTCGCTGACGCCGAGGCCGGCTTCGGCGGGCCGCTGAACAGCTTCGAGATCATGAAGGCCTTCATCGAGGCGGGCGCCGCGGGCGTCCACTTCGAGGACCAACTGGCCAGTGAAAAGAAGTGCGGCCACCTGGGCGGCAAGGTGCTGATCCCGACCCAGGCGCACGAGCGCAACCTGATCGCCGCGCGTCTCGCCGCCGACGTCTGCGGTACGCCGACGCTGACGGTGGCGCGCACCGATGCGGAATCGGCCCAGCTGATCACGTCGGACGTGGACGAGCGCGACCACCCCTTCATCGACCGCGAGGACCGCACGCCGGAAGGCTTCTTCCGCCTGAAGGCCGGCACCGGCCTGGACCACTGCATCGCGCGCGGCCTGGCCTACGCAAAGTACGCCGACCTGCTGTGGTGGGAGACCTCGCACCCCGATCTGGACGACGCGCGCCGCTTCGCCGAGGCGATCCAGAAGGAGCACCCCGGCAAGCTGATGGCCTACAACTGCTCGCCGTCCTTCAACTGGAAGGCCAAGCTCGACGACGCCACCATCGCCAAGTTCCAGCGCGAGCTGGGGGCCATGGGCTACAAGTTCCAGTTCGTGACCCTGGCCGGCTTCCACAGCCTAAATAACGGCATGTTCGAACTGGCCAGCGGCTACCGCGATCGCGGCATGGCGGCCTATTCCGAGCTGCAGCAGCGCGAGTTCGACAACGAAGCCGCCGGCTACACCGCCACCCGGCACCAGCGCGAGGTCGGCACGGGCTACTTCGACGACGTGGCCACGGTCATTTCGTCGGGCCGCTCCTCGACCACCGCCCTGAAGGACTCAACCGAAACCGCCCAGTTCACCCACGCGGCCTGA
- the purT gene encoding formate-dependent phosphoribosylglycinamide formyltransferase, whose protein sequence is MRIGTPLSDTAVRVMLLGSGELGKEVAIELQRLGVEVVAVDRYPNAPAMQVAHRSHVIPMTDPQVLNGLIMAEAPHLIVPEIEAIATDVLAAIEAAGMATVVPTARAVQLTMNREGIRRLAAEELGLATSPYAFAGSAEELAAGAEAVGYPCFVKPVMSSSGKGQSFVESAEEIADAWTHAQDAGRVAGGRVIVEGRIDFDFEITLLTVRSLRDGAVVTDFCAPIGHRQVKGDYVESWQPQAMSPTALAAAQDIAARVTESLGGLGLFGVELFVKGDQVWFSEVSPRPHDTGLVTLASQPQSEFALHARAILGLPVDVSQREPAASAVIYGGLEAQGVVFEGVAEALSVPTADLRLFGKPEAYERRRMGVATARGETVDQARERAREAASRVRVRAQ, encoded by the coding sequence TTGCGCATCGGCACTCCTCTTTCCGACACCGCCGTGCGGGTCATGCTTCTGGGCTCGGGCGAGTTGGGCAAGGAGGTCGCCATCGAGCTTCAGCGCCTGGGCGTCGAGGTCGTGGCGGTGGACCGCTATCCGAACGCGCCGGCCATGCAGGTGGCCCATCGCAGCCACGTCATCCCCATGACCGATCCGCAGGTGCTGAACGGCCTGATCATGGCCGAGGCGCCGCATCTGATCGTGCCCGAGATCGAGGCCATCGCCACCGACGTGCTGGCCGCCATCGAGGCGGCGGGCATGGCGACTGTGGTCCCGACCGCGCGCGCCGTGCAGCTGACGATGAACCGCGAGGGCATCCGCCGTCTGGCCGCCGAAGAGCTGGGTCTGGCGACCAGTCCCTACGCCTTCGCCGGTTCGGCCGAGGAGCTGGCGGCGGGCGCCGAGGCCGTCGGCTATCCCTGCTTCGTCAAGCCGGTCATGTCCTCGTCGGGCAAGGGCCAGTCGTTCGTCGAATCCGCCGAAGAGATCGCCGACGCCTGGACCCACGCCCAGGACGCCGGGCGCGTCGCGGGCGGCCGGGTCATCGTCGAGGGCCGCATCGATTTCGATTTCGAGATCACCCTGCTGACCGTCCGCTCGCTGCGCGACGGCGCGGTCGTCACCGACTTCTGCGCCCCCATCGGCCATCGCCAGGTCAAGGGCGACTACGTCGAGAGCTGGCAGCCCCAGGCGATGAGCCCCACAGCCCTGGCCGCGGCTCAGGACATCGCGGCGCGCGTGACGGAGTCTCTGGGCGGCCTGGGTCTGTTCGGTGTCGAGCTGTTCGTGAAGGGCGATCAGGTCTGGTTCTCGGAAGTATCGCCGCGCCCGCACGACACCGGTCTTGTCACCCTGGCCAGCCAGCCACAGAGCGAGTTCGCCCTGCACGCCCGCGCCATCCTGGGCCTGCCGGTGGACGTGTCCCAGCGCGAGCCCGCCGCCAGCGCGGTCATCTATGGCGGCCTGGAAGCCCAGGGCGTGGTCTTCGAAGGCGTGGCCGAGGCGCTGTCGGTTCCGACCGCCGACCTGCGCCTGTTCGGCAAGCCCGAGGCCTATGAGCGCCGCCGCATGGGCGTGGCCACCGCACGCGGCGAGACGGTCGACCAAGCGCGGGAGCGCGCACGCGAGGCGGCGTCTCGCGTGCGCGTCCGGGCGCAGTAG
- the trpE gene encoding anthranilate synthase component I yields MSRAADAPTEARFSEDLAGGRPAVLVRRLVDDIETPVSAFLKVGRGRPWTCLLESVEGGAVNGRYSILTLDPDVVWRCRGDLAETSRGEAVAAGRFEPEALPALESLRALMAASRFDLPDDLPPMAAGLFGVFGYDMVRLLEPLGPANPDPLDLPDAVLTRPSLVAIFDSVAHEIVLVAAAYPDVGADPEEALGAAQARLDRFEAELAAAAPRPGGTETAAPAFASPVDEAGFGALVARAKDYIGAGDIFQVVLSHRFSAPFDGDPFAVYRTLRRQNPSPYLFYLDMAEFQLAGSSPEILVRLKDGEVTIRPLAGTRPRGETPEADRALEAELLADPKERAEHLMLLDLGRNDVGRVSQPGSVRVAESFKIERYSQVMHIVSDVRGRADPKLDAVDALLAALPAGTLSGAPKVRAMEVIDELETTKRGVGYGGGVGYISADGQADICIVLRTALFARDQVFVQAGAGVVADSDPAAEYAETLAKARAPMKAAGDAWRFKG; encoded by the coding sequence ATGAGCCGAGCGGCTGACGCGCCGACCGAGGCGCGCTTCAGCGAGGACTTGGCCGGCGGCCGGCCCGCGGTCCTGGTTCGGCGCCTGGTGGACGACATCGAGACGCCCGTCTCGGCCTTCCTGAAGGTCGGCCGAGGTCGTCCTTGGACGTGCCTGCTGGAGTCGGTGGAGGGCGGCGCGGTCAACGGCCGCTATTCCATCCTGACGCTGGATCCCGACGTGGTCTGGCGCTGTCGCGGCGATCTGGCCGAGACGTCGCGCGGAGAGGCGGTGGCCGCAGGGCGGTTCGAACCGGAGGCCCTGCCTGCGCTGGAATCCCTGCGCGCCTTGATGGCGGCCTCGAGGTTCGACCTTCCCGACGACCTGCCGCCCATGGCGGCCGGCCTGTTCGGCGTGTTCGGCTACGACATGGTGCGGCTTCTGGAGCCCTTGGGTCCGGCCAACCCGGATCCGCTGGATCTGCCCGACGCGGTGCTGACCCGGCCGTCGCTGGTGGCCATCTTCGATTCGGTCGCGCACGAGATCGTCCTGGTCGCGGCCGCCTATCCCGACGTCGGCGCCGATCCTGAAGAGGCCCTGGGGGCCGCGCAGGCGCGTCTGGATCGGTTCGAGGCCGAGCTCGCCGCCGCCGCACCGCGTCCCGGCGGAACCGAAACCGCCGCCCCGGCTTTCGCCTCTCCGGTCGATGAGGCCGGCTTCGGCGCCCTGGTGGCGCGGGCCAAGGACTACATCGGCGCCGGCGACATCTTCCAGGTGGTGCTGAGCCACCGCTTCAGCGCGCCCTTCGATGGCGATCCCTTCGCCGTCTACCGCACCCTGCGCCGCCAGAACCCCTCGCCCTACCTCTTCTATCTGGACATGGCCGAGTTCCAGTTGGCCGGCTCCAGTCCCGAGATCCTGGTCCGGCTCAAGGACGGCGAGGTCACCATCCGCCCCCTGGCCGGCACCCGCCCGCGCGGCGAGACGCCCGAGGCCGATCGCGCCCTGGAGGCCGAGCTCCTGGCCGATCCAAAAGAGCGCGCCGAACACCTGATGCTGCTCGACCTGGGCCGCAATGACGTCGGCCGCGTGTCGCAGCCCGGCTCGGTGCGGGTGGCCGAAAGCTTCAAGATCGAGCGCTACAGCCAGGTCATGCACATCGTGTCGGACGTGCGCGGCCGGGCCGACCCGAAACTTGACGCCGTTGACGCTCTTCTGGCCGCCCTGCCCGCCGGCACCCTGTCCGGCGCGCCCAAGGTGCGGGCCATGGAGGTCATCGACGAGCTTGAGACCACCAAGCGCGGCGTCGGTTATGGCGGCGGGGTTGGCTACATCTCGGCCGACGGCCAGGCCGATATCTGCATCGTCTTGCGCACCGCCCTGTTCGCGCGCGACCAGGTCTTCGTCCAGGCCGGCGCCGGCGTCGTCGCTGACAGCGATCCGGCCGCCGAGTACGCCGAAACCCTGGCCAAGGCCCGCGCGCCGATGAAGGCCGCCGGCGACGCTTGGCGCTTCAAAGGCTGA
- a CDS encoding peptidylprolyl isomerase, with the protein MISNFRNFARSKWAVGLLAVMALSLLVTGGTQMDVFANLGPRHVISAGDRSQDQAEFRAAFERVRANVQEQAGRPVSFQDMVNEGLHLRYLESQTERFGFLEWAWKAGVRPGKELVLKQIRSLPAFFNQVTGQFDADRYNQLLAEQNVTSVEVEQDFRDQALIEHFGSGLFAGARVPRIYGALVAGQALESRDGRWFTVTQAMAGTTPAPTEAQLTAFLNENAAQLRRPEFRMASLVLFTPDAASVRALPITEAQITERFEFQRDALSEPERRTFTALTAPDRAVAQRIQAALQAGQDPAEVGRANNVRPAVYDSQPQSAIGDRAVAQAAFTMSPGQISEPVQGGVGFTVVKLNAVTPGRAVTLDEARPQILEELRTQAARAQTFERVEAYERARSEGKTLAAAAQEVGARIIQLPPVTAEGQLPDGQPINAPPQVLSSIASLSKGAESDVIDAGQGQYFAVRLDDITPAALPNLDEVREPLAQQWVLRENAKRLAAKAEELAGRVRGGEDIAAVAASAGAPLVVREGLQRNQQAVTDVGQGVLQGLFGQARGQVFSQPSSNATFVVGRVDQVRAATVALAAPLAEQARPRVTQDMFDGLIQTGFTAAAAKVKARNDPARALEAIGVEAAANPAGATPAAPPAQ; encoded by the coding sequence ATGATCTCCAACTTCCGCAACTTCGCTCGGTCCAAGTGGGCGGTCGGGTTGCTCGCCGTCATGGCGCTGAGCCTGCTGGTCACGGGGGGCACCCAGATGGACGTGTTTGCCAACCTGGGCCCGCGCCACGTCATCAGCGCGGGAGATCGCAGTCAGGATCAGGCCGAATTCAGAGCGGCGTTCGAGCGGGTCCGCGCCAATGTGCAGGAGCAGGCTGGTCGGCCCGTAAGCTTCCAAGACATGGTCAACGAAGGCCTGCACCTCCGGTACCTTGAATCCCAAACTGAGAGATTTGGCTTTCTTGAGTGGGCCTGGAAGGCGGGCGTACGCCCGGGCAAGGAGCTGGTCCTGAAGCAGATTCGATCGCTGCCTGCCTTCTTCAATCAGGTGACAGGGCAGTTCGACGCGGATCGATACAATCAGCTCCTGGCCGAGCAGAATGTGACCTCGGTGGAGGTCGAACAGGACTTCCGGGATCAGGCGTTGATTGAGCACTTCGGCTCCGGTCTGTTTGCGGGCGCGCGCGTGCCTCGCATCTATGGAGCTCTCGTCGCGGGCCAGGCTCTGGAGAGCCGGGACGGCCGCTGGTTCACAGTGACCCAGGCCATGGCCGGGACCACGCCCGCCCCTACCGAAGCGCAGCTTACGGCGTTCCTGAACGAAAACGCGGCCCAGCTTCGCCGGCCCGAGTTCCGCATGGCTTCGCTCGTGCTGTTCACGCCTGACGCGGCGTCGGTGCGCGCCCTGCCCATCACCGAGGCGCAGATCACCGAGCGGTTCGAGTTCCAGAGAGACGCCCTGTCCGAACCCGAACGCCGCACCTTCACCGCCCTCACGGCGCCGGATCGAGCGGTGGCTCAGCGGATTCAGGCGGCTCTCCAGGCTGGTCAGGATCCCGCTGAAGTCGGTCGGGCCAACAATGTTCGGCCGGCCGTCTATGACAGTCAGCCGCAGAGCGCCATCGGCGACCGAGCGGTCGCCCAGGCGGCCTTCACCATGAGCCCGGGCCAGATTTCCGAACCCGTGCAGGGCGGCGTCGGCTTTACGGTGGTCAAGTTGAACGCCGTCACGCCCGGACGCGCGGTGACGCTGGACGAGGCGAGGCCGCAGATCCTGGAGGAGCTCCGCACGCAGGCGGCGCGCGCTCAGACCTTCGAGCGCGTCGAGGCCTACGAACGGGCGCGCAGCGAGGGCAAGACCCTGGCGGCCGCCGCTCAAGAAGTCGGAGCCCGGATCATTCAACTCCCGCCCGTCACCGCCGAGGGCCAGCTGCCTGACGGCCAGCCCATCAACGCGCCTCCGCAAGTGCTCTCCAGCATCGCCAGCCTGTCCAAAGGGGCGGAGAGCGACGTCATCGATGCGGGCCAGGGCCAGTATTTCGCCGTTCGCCTGGACGACATCACCCCGGCCGCCCTGCCGAACCTGGACGAGGTGCGCGAACCGCTGGCTCAGCAATGGGTGTTGCGCGAGAACGCCAAGCGCCTGGCCGCAAAGGCCGAGGAACTGGCCGGTCGCGTCCGCGGCGGCGAGGACATCGCCGCCGTGGCCGCCTCGGCGGGCGCGCCCCTGGTCGTTCGCGAGGGCCTGCAGCGCAATCAGCAGGCGGTGACCGACGTTGGTCAAGGCGTGCTTCAGGGCTTGTTTGGCCAGGCCCGCGGCCAGGTCTTCAGCCAGCCCAGCAGCAATGCGACCTTCGTTGTAGGCCGGGTCGATCAGGTCCGCGCCGCCACGGTCGCCCTCGCCGCGCCCTTGGCCGAGCAAGCCCGGCCGCGGGTGACGCAGGACATGTTTGACGGCCTGATCCAGACTGGCTTCACCGCCGCCGCCGCGAAGGTCAAGGCCAGGAACGACCCCGCCCGGGCGCTGGAGGCGATCGGCGTCGAAGCCGCCGCCAATCCGGCCGGTGCAACGCCGGCCGCTCCGCCGGCGCAATGA